The Ipomoea triloba cultivar NCNSP0323 chromosome 13, ASM357664v1 genomic interval tatcatattTGCTAACATACCTATAAttatttcaatgaaatatttgatacataaatcaaatttcaaacttttatataattacattCAATATTTGTACCATAATCAAGTATCATATAAATTACATATACAATACTATTTAGATTTAGATTTTGTTTAAGTATCGCaagatacacaaatataatacatttaacTATCATTCCATCAATACTttattggctaaagtgtcattccgcaccatgaactgtattggattattcatgccgcaccttgaactttcataacgtccatttcgatacacaaaccattaatttttttttcatctagcatttttcacaggttaccaagttactatgatgacatggcataggtaattagcttatgtgaatcttctttttaagtcaacaCAAAATTTGtaagtaaaccccaaaaatcaacGCCAGACGCTGCCCCCCCTGTGCCTTCACCCGGATCAGTGCTCACTAGACCAATCACCACAGCCCTTCCACAATCCACTGCTCCTCCCCTCGCTTGCGGCAGCGTGCGCCGAGCTCGCCGACGACCTGCCTAGGGGTGACCGTGGTTCATTCCGGTTTGGAACCGCCGGTTCACGGTTCCAAGGTTACACAAAccagaaccggaaccttatataaaggttccggttccggttcaatcagaatttttttagtatattaattatatataatatgttttgttattataaaacatattataaatttttttaattattatttttgctactgcctactggcagtagctaaatatattttttttttaatatatatatttagctactgccagtagctaaatgcctaaatataagaattattattattattattttacggtTCGAGTACGGGTTGTTGGGCTGGaaaaggtttagaagaaaacaaaaaaaattaaaaaaataaataaataaaaaatccaagTCAGTACAAGCCATCCTTCCTCAGTCGGCAGACTGGTTTCCGCTAAAAACTTTGCTCTAGTTTCCGGCGGAAACTGGGCAGCGATCCAccgtccctttttttttaattatattttaaattaatttatttatttatttaaaataaatattattagtttatatatttttatattttaaataaaataataaaaatatataattatatatttctactcattttccggaaaatgaaccaaacacccaaagacaTTTTTCTGGAATACATCcatccaaacacggaaaatgaactcattttccggaaaataactcattttccggaaaataactcattttccagaaaacatttttcagaagtcatttttctgctttccaaacgcaccCATAGTTATATACACATTtgtactttaattaatttatcatattTGCTAACATACCTATAAttatttcaatgaaatatttgatacataaatcaaatttcaaacttttatataattacattCAATATTTGTACCATAATCAAGTATCATATAAATTACATATACAATACTATTTAGATTTAGATTTTGTTTAAGTATCGCaagatacacaaatataatacatttaacTATCATTCCATCAATACTttattggctaaagtgtcattccgcaccatgaactgtattggattattcatgccgcaccttgaactttcataacgtccatttcgatacacaaaccattaatttttttttcatctagcatttttcacaggttaccaagttactatgatgacatggcataggtaattagcttatgtgaatcttctttttaagtcaacaCAAAATTTGtaagtaaaccccaaaaatcaacGCCAGACGCTGCCCCTCCCCTGTGCCTTCACCCGGATCagtgctcactagaccaaatcaccacagcCCTTCCACAATCCACTGCTCCTCCCCTCGCTTGCGGCAGCGTGCGCCGAGCTCGCCGACGACCTGCCTAGGGGTGACCGTGGTTCATTCCGGTTTGGAACCGCCGGTTCACGGTTCCAAGGTTACACAAAccagaaccggaaccttatataaaggttccggttccggttcaatcagaatttttttagtatatataattatatataatatgttttgttattataaaaacatattataaatttttttaattattatttttgctactgcctactggcagtagctaaatataattttttttttaatatatatatttagctactgccagtagctaaatgcctaaatataagaattattattattattattttacggtTCGAGTACGGGTTGTTGGGCTGGaaaaggtttagaagaaaacaaaaaaaattaaaaaaaaataaataaataaaaaattccaagTCAGTATAGATTATctataacttgtaggtaacctgtaaaaattgctagatgaaaaaaaattaatagtttgtgtatcgaaatggacgttatgaaagtttAAGGTGTGGCCTGAATAACCAATATAGTGCATGGTGTGGGGTGACACTTTAGCctactttatttatttgggtttgaatttatttatttaaatttattttattatgtttttgtatttacaaaattgaaaataaatgaattttttagtgtattacagcataaaaaataaataattttattttacaattctactttaatataaaaacataataccttattaaaatgcaaattaaaaattgtttgtgGTTTTTAGTATGTCATAACTTTATTCATAGCTTCACGGCCTCATCTGAGCGTCACGGCCGACGCCGAGGGGTTCAGCCGAGGCCTCGGCCGTGACGCTCAGTCGAGGCCGACCTTGACCGAGTCAAGGTCAGCCCGTGGCCGAGGATTGACCTCGACCACGTGCGGTTAGCCCGTGGCCGAGGGCTGGCCCCGGCCACGCGGCTAACCCCGGGTCCATGTGCCCGCTCCGGTTCCAGTCAGCCCCGTCCGTGCTCCGCATCCGgtcctaattattccatcatcagtcccccaaTCTCTAAGTTGCGAGACTTCGACAACGAAAGAGAGTAAACACGAACTCTTTATAGGCTCCAGCGTCAGGTTGAGTCAGAGTCCGTCTCTGTCAGAGTTTCCATTGCGTTTGGAGACTTACCCGCGGGTAAAATCTTATCTCTGAAATTATCCTTATCTGTCCAAGAGTCCAACCCCTACACAACCCTTATAACAATGCTATAAATACTACCAAACTATCCCATCATTTTCACCATCACATCATCTTTTTTATCCCaagattttgaattttgaattttctccCATTCTCCTCCTTTCACCCTCTATATAAacgctatgtggaccatgatccactgTATAACATCATCAATATATTAGTATTTGCCTTccttcaaaaatttatttttaattataataaaaaattgagagCTTGACGAAGGTCCAAGAAAGTCAAACGGCACCTTATACAAAAGGAAAATTGTAGATGTGTTCGAATGGCAAATAATTAACTTAAATCAAAGTTGCAATAAGTGGGCCGGACTGATGGTCCAAATTAGCCATATCAGCCGTGGGCTGGCTGTTTTTGAGGCCCAACTTCTGGTAAGAAAAGAGGGAATGTCACACCGTTGagagtttgtttgtttgtttgtgaattgtgattagTGGGGGTATATCCACGTACGTACTGTCCTCTCTTTTCTTCCCTCCCGCGTTACAGTTTACACAGCTAGCTCTCAGCAACCGCTCGTCGTCTCTGCTCTCTGTCAATGGCAATGGCTAGACGGACCCTGCTCTCGTCGAAGAATCTCTACTACAACAGCTCCAAGTACTACTCCTTCTCCTTGAACAGAGGATTCGCGTCGGGATCTGATGAGGAGAACGACGTCGTTGTCATCGGCGGTGGCCCCGCAGGCTATGTCGCCGCCATCAAGGCGGCTCAGCTGGGCCTCAAGACCACCTGCATCGACAAGCGCGGAACCCTAGGTGGAACCTCCGTTAACGTTGGTTCTATTCCTTCTAAGGTAGTGCCcgtgtctctctctctccttttaatattcaattttcATGTTTTCCTTACCATTTTTTCTTAAGTTTTAATTAAGTTTCTTAGATCTAGTGGGAAATGATACAACTCTGCTCCTGGAATTGCACTagctgtttgtttttttttttcaatgtttatGTGTTCTCATATGCCTTGAAACTCCAGAACCCAACTCACCTATTGTATTAAATTATAGTGTAAAGATCAGGGTTCACATTACTTAATTTCTTATCTAGTCTTATTAGAATATATTTGTTTTCTGCTTTTTATTCTCTTAATTCTGTGGCCTAATGCTCTTCTGTTGTACTTAGGCATTACTTCACTCCTCACACATGTACCATGAAGCTACACACTCATTTGCCAACCATGGTCTGGAGTTTTCTTCTGTTGAGGTTGATTTACCTACCATGATGGCCCAAAAAGATAGAGCTGTGTCTGACTTAACAAAAGGTATTGAGGGTCTATTCAAAAAGAACAAAGTGAACTACGTCAAGGGATATGGTAAGTTCCTCTCACCTTCAGAAATTAAGGTGGACACTATTGATGGAGGTGAAACTGTTGTCAAAgggaaaaatattataattgccACTGGTTCTGATGTCAAAGGTCTTCCTGGGATAACCATTGATGAGGACAAAATTGTATCATCTACTGGCGCTTTAGCATTAAAGAAAATTCCTAAGAAGCTAGTGGTCATTGGAGCTGGGGGGTATATTGGACTTGAAATCGGCTGTATCTGGGGCCGACTTGGCTCAGAGGTCACTGTTGTTGAATTTGCACCTCAAATTGTTCCTAGCATGGATGGTGAAGTTCGCAGACAATTTCAGCGCACCCTCGAGAAGCAGAAGATGAAATTTATGCTTAAGACTAAGGTGGTCTCAGTTGACAGTTCAGGTGATGGTGTTAAGCTGACACTTGAACCGGCAGCTGGTGGTGATCAGACTGTTCTTGAAGCTGATGTGGTCCTTGTTTCTGCTGGTAGAACTCCATTTACTGCAGGGCTTCAATTGGACAAAATAGGAGTTGAAACTGACAAGGTTGGCAGAATCTTAGTTAATGAAAGCTTTGCCACTACTGTACCTGGGGTCTATGCAATTGGTGATGTTATTCCAGGGCCTATGTTGGCTAACAAGGCAATGGGTGATGGTGTCGCATGCGTGGAATTCATTGCAGGCAAGGAAGTCCAGCTGGACTATGATATGGTTCCCTGGGTTGTCTTCACACACCCTGAGGTGGCCTCAGTAGGAAAAACCGAGGAACAAGTGAAGGCACTTGGAGTCAGTTATAGTGTTCGGAAGTCCCCTTTGGTTACAAATCTCAGCAGGGCCAAGGCAATTTATTACGCTGAGGGGTTACTCAAGATCCTCGCTGAGAAGGAAACCGACAAAATATTGGGTGTCCACATCATGGCACCAAATGC includes:
- the LOC116001578 gene encoding dihydrolipoyl dehydrogenase 1, mitochondrial-like, encoding MAMARRTLLSSKNLYYNSSKYYSFSLNRGFASGSDEENDVVVIGGGPAGYVAAIKAAQLGLKTTCIDKRGTLGGTSVNVGSIPSKALLHSSHMYHEATHSFANHGLEFSSVEVDLPTMMAQKDRAVSDLTKGIEGLFKKNKVNYVKGYGKFLSPSEIKVDTIDGGETVVKGKNIIIATGSDVKGLPGITIDEDKIVSSTGALALKKIPKKLVVIGAGGYIGLEIGCIWGRLGSEVTVVEFAPQIVPSMDGEVRRQFQRTLEKQKMKFMLKTKVVSVDSSGDGVKLTLEPAAGGDQTVLEADVVLVSAGRTPFTAGLQLDKIGVETDKVGRILVNESFATTVPGVYAIGDVIPGPMLANKAMGDGVACVEFIAGKEVQLDYDMVPWVVFTHPEVASVGKTEEQVKALGVSYSVRKSPLVTNLSRAKAIYYAEGLLKILAEKETDKILGVHIMAPNAGDLIHEALKALQLGTSGEDLARAWF